Proteins found in one Bremerella volcania genomic segment:
- the cas1 gene encoding type II CRISPR-associated endonuclease Cas1, whose product MIKRTVEISRESFHLGLRHKQLTLKREGDIVHTIPCEEIGMVVVDHPGTTYTHAALRHLAESDAAVVICGENHLPAAILLPLADHSQVVWRLNEQIEASKPLCKRLWQQIIRAKIDAQASILPKHCPGRRKLKALVPEVKSGDASNVEARAAKIYWQFWYPEVEFRRDPDSNGINSLLNYGYAIARAAIARAIVSAGLTPALGLHHRNRSNPFCLADDLIEPFRPMVDERVRELHRQGYESLTQECKGELLKLLSRQTTIVGESGPFMVHLHRMLGSLVRCLRKEQTTLEIPVPCE is encoded by the coding sequence ATGATCAAACGCACCGTTGAAATTTCCCGTGAGTCGTTCCATTTAGGGTTGCGGCACAAGCAGCTCACTCTCAAGCGAGAAGGGGATATCGTTCACACGATTCCCTGTGAAGAAATTGGAATGGTGGTTGTCGATCATCCTGGCACCACCTATACACATGCGGCGCTCCGGCATTTGGCGGAATCTGACGCAGCCGTTGTCATTTGTGGAGAGAATCACCTTCCAGCCGCGATCTTGCTTCCTTTGGCCGATCATAGCCAGGTTGTATGGCGGTTGAATGAGCAGATTGAAGCGTCAAAGCCGCTATGCAAACGACTTTGGCAACAGATCATCCGCGCGAAGATTGACGCCCAAGCTTCGATATTACCAAAGCATTGTCCTGGTCGCAGGAAGTTAAAGGCACTAGTCCCTGAGGTTAAGTCAGGCGATGCATCCAATGTGGAAGCAAGGGCAGCCAAAATTTATTGGCAGTTCTGGTACCCAGAAGTGGAGTTTCGCCGCGATCCTGACAGCAATGGAATCAACTCATTGCTCAATTATGGATACGCGATTGCTAGGGCAGCCATCGCCCGCGCCATTGTTTCCGCCGGATTGACGCCCGCATTAGGGCTTCATCATCGAAATCGCTCCAATCCTTTCTGTCTGGCAGATGACTTGATTGAACCTTTTCGTCCCATGGTCGACGAACGGGTTCGGGAACTCCATCGTCAAGGTTACGAATCTCTAACCCAAGAGTGTAAGGGAGAGTTGTTAAAGCTCCTATCTCGCCAGACAACGATTGTGGGCGAAAGCGGTCCTTTCATGGTTCATTTGCATCGTATGCTCGGTTCCTTGGTTAGGTGCTTGCGCAAAGAGCAGACTACCTTGGAGATCCCAGTGCCATGCGAATAA